From the Sus scrofa isolate TJ Tabasco breed Duroc unplaced genomic scaffold, Sscrofa11.1 Contig74, whole genome shotgun sequence genome, one window contains:
- the LOC110259070 gene encoding olfactory receptor 4C46-like, translated as METRNNVTEFILLGLTQNPQMQKVIFIVFLIVYMVSMVGNVLTVVTITLSPLLKSPMYYFLAHLSFIDACYSCVNTPKLIVDSLYEKKTSLFNACMTQIFGEHFFGGADVILLTVMAYDRYVAICKPLYYATIMNRQLCGLLVGVVWVGGFLHGFIQILFIFRLPFCGPNVIDHFMCDLNPLLDLACTDTHTLGLFVAANSGFICLLNFLLLMGSYVVILNSLRTQSLEARQKALSTCVSHITAVILFFVPCIFVYMRPAATLPIDKAVAVFYTMITPMLNPLIYTLRNAQMKNAIRKLCSRKLISGEI; from the coding sequence ATGGAGACCAGGAACAACGTGACAGAGTTTATTCTACTGGGACTCACACAGAACCCACAGATGCAGAAAGTCATATTCATTGTGTTTTTGATCGTCTACATGGTCTCCATGGTAGGAAATGTGCTCACCGTGGTCACCATCACTCTCAGCCCATTGCTGAAGTCCCCCATGTACTATTTCCTGGCtcatctctcttttattgatgCTTGCTATTCCTGTGTCAATACCCCTAAACTCATTGTAGATTCTCTGTATGAAAAGAAAACCAGTCTTTTCAATGCATGCATGACTCAAATCTTTGGGGAACATTTCTTTGGAGGTGCAGATGTCATCCTACttactgtgatggcctatgaccgctatgtggccatctgcaagcccttGTACTATGCAACCATCATGAATCGGCAGCTATGTGGCCTGCTGGTGGGAGTGGTGTGGGTGGGAGGTTTTCTTCATGGATTCATTCAGATCCTCTTCATCTTCAGATTGCCCTTCTGTGGCCCTAATGTCATAGATCACTTTATGTGTGATCTGAACCCTCTGCTGGATCTTGCCTGCACTGACACCCATACTTTAGGGCTCTTTGTTGCTGCCAACAGTGGTTTCATCTGTCTGTTAAATTTCCTCCTCTTGATGGGTTCCTATGTGGTCATCCTGAACTCACTAAGGACCCAGAGCTTGGAGGCAAGGCAAAAAGCCCTCTCTACCTGTGtctcccacatcacagcagtCATCTTATTCTTCGTGCCCTGCATATTTGTGTACATGAGACCAGCAGCTACTTTACCTATTGATAAAGCTGTCGCTGTATTCTACACTATGATAACTCCCATGTTAAACCCCTTAATCTATACCTTGAGAAATGCCCAGATGAAAAATGCTATTAGGAAATTGTGTAGTAGGAAACTGATTTCAGGTGAAATATAA